A DNA window from Methanobacteriaceae archaeon contains the following coding sequences:
- the uvrA gene encoding excinuclease ABC subunit UvrA: MAEDSKKQIVIKGAREHNLQNIDVSVPRDEFIVITGLSGSGKSSLAFDTIYAEGQRRYVESLSAYARQFLGQMKKPEMESIEGLSPAISIDQKTTRENPRSTVGTITEIYDYLRLLFARIGIPHCPKCGKEISQQTLGQIADAIIEEGEGLKIQVLAPVIRDKKGQHKDVFEDLRNKGFVRARVDGEIRDLDEDIDLAKTYRHSIDVVVDRLKTRSDVEFKRRLVDSLETASEFSEGLITILFSGEDEYEKKYSEHFACVDCGINFEELTPRMFSFNAPQGACPECNGIGSKMEIDPDLVVPDKKLTLNEGAIAPWSKSSTKENYYYQMLEAVSKHFNFSMDVPFQDLDKEYQNTILYGCDDKIPFNFKRKNKSYMVNRKFEGVIPRMERLYLETKSNYSRKHLSKYMSDRKCHVCDGKRLRPEVLAVTVGGKSIIDICDLAIKDSHQFFQELTLTERENFIAKEVLKEIKERLSFLVEVGLDYLSMSRSSGTLSGGEAQRIRLATQIGSGLVGVLYILDEPSIGLHQRDNVKLIEALKRLKDLGNTLVVVEHDEETILSADYVVDIGPGAGEHGGKVVAQGTPLEIMKNPDSITGQYISRAKKIDIPKQRRPGNGNFIKIIGAAQNNLKNVDVEIPLGTFTCVTGVSGSGKSSLINEILYKGTQGKLSNKFTFAGKFDEIEGLENIDKVIAINQKPIGRTPRSNPATYTGLFTDIRDLFANTPEAKARGYKPGRFSFNVKGGRCEACSGDGIVQIEMHFLADVYVPCEVCGGKRYNEETLDIRYKGKNIYEVLEMTVEEALEFFENIPKIAKKLQTLYDVGLGYMKIGQPATTLSGGEAQRIKLAKELSRSSTGKTLYILDEPTTGLHFADIEKLLEVLARLTDSGNSVVVIEHNLDVIKTADHIIDLGPDGGDGGGQVIATGTPEEIAKSGTYTGKFLEKMLNENITPYAKELVEDFGK; the protein is encoded by the coding sequence ATGGCTGAAGATTCTAAAAAACAAATTGTCATCAAAGGAGCACGTGAACATAATTTACAAAATATTGATGTTAGCGTCCCTCGTGATGAGTTTATTGTAATTACTGGTTTAAGTGGATCTGGTAAGTCTTCATTAGCTTTTGATACAATATATGCTGAAGGACAGCGTAGATATGTTGAATCTTTATCTGCTTATGCAAGACAGTTTTTAGGTCAAATGAAAAAGCCTGAAATGGAATCCATTGAAGGATTGTCCCCTGCTATTTCCATTGATCAAAAAACTACAAGGGAAAATCCACGTTCAACAGTAGGAACAATTACAGAAATTTATGATTATTTAAGACTATTATTTGCAAGAATTGGGATTCCTCACTGTCCTAAATGTGGAAAAGAAATTTCACAACAAACATTAGGTCAAATTGCAGATGCAATTATTGAAGAAGGTGAAGGACTCAAAATTCAAGTCTTAGCACCTGTTATCAGAGATAAAAAAGGACAACACAAGGATGTCTTTGAAGATTTAAGAAACAAAGGTTTTGTTCGTGCACGTGTTGATGGTGAGATAAGAGATTTGGATGAAGATATTGACCTTGCAAAAACATACCGACACAGTATTGATGTTGTAGTTGACAGACTCAAAACAAGAAGTGATGTTGAGTTTAAAAGAAGATTAGTTGACTCTCTTGAGACTGCATCTGAGTTTTCCGAAGGATTAATTACAATTTTATTCTCAGGTGAAGATGAATATGAGAAAAAATACTCAGAACATTTTGCATGTGTTGACTGTGGAATCAATTTTGAAGAATTAACTCCTAGGATGTTTTCATTTAACGCACCTCAAGGGGCTTGTCCTGAATGTAATGGTATAGGTTCTAAAATGGAAATTGACCCTGATTTGGTTGTTCCTGATAAAAAATTAACATTAAATGAAGGAGCTATTGCTCCATGGTCAAAATCATCAACAAAAGAAAACTATTACTATCAAATGCTTGAAGCAGTTTCAAAGCACTTTAATTTCAGTATGGACGTTCCATTCCAGGATTTGGATAAAGAATATCAAAATACTATTTTATATGGTTGTGATGATAAGATTCCATTTAACTTCAAAAGAAAAAACAAATCTTACATGGTAAACCGTAAATTTGAAGGTGTAATTCCAAGAATGGAAAGGTTATACTTGGAAACTAAATCCAATTACTCAAGAAAACACCTCTCAAAATACATGTCTGATAGAAAATGCCATGTCTGTGATGGTAAAAGACTTAGACCTGAAGTTTTAGCAGTTACTGTTGGTGGAAAATCAATTATTGACATTTGTGATCTTGCAATTAAAGACTCACATCAATTCTTCCAGGAATTAACATTAACTGAAAGAGAAAATTTCATCGCAAAAGAAGTCTTAAAAGAAATTAAAGAACGTTTAAGCTTCTTAGTTGAAGTTGGACTTGACTACTTGTCCATGTCAAGGTCTTCCGGTACATTATCTGGAGGGGAAGCTCAAAGAATCAGATTAGCAACTCAAATTGGTTCAGGTCTTGTTGGTGTATTGTATATCTTGGATGAACCAAGTATCGGTCTTCACCAAAGAGATAATGTAAAACTTATTGAAGCTTTAAAAAGACTTAAAGATCTTGGAAACACTCTTGTTGTTGTAGAACACGACGAAGAAACAATTTTATCTGCAGATTATGTTGTAGATATTGGTCCTGGGGCTGGAGAACACGGTGGTAAAGTAGTTGCTCAGGGAACTCCATTGGAGATTATGAAAAATCCTGACTCAATTACAGGTCAATACATATCAAGAGCTAAAAAGATTGATATTCCAAAACAAAGAAGACCTGGAAACGGTAATTTCATTAAAATTATCGGTGCTGCCCAAAACAACCTCAAAAATGTTGATGTTGAAATCCCATTAGGAACATTTACCTGTGTAACTGGTGTAAGTGGATCTGGTAAAAGTAGTTTAATTAATGAAATTCTCTACAAAGGTACTCAGGGTAAATTATCAAATAAATTCACTTTTGCAGGTAAATTTGATGAAATTGAAGGATTGGAAAATATTGATAAGGTTATTGCTATTAACCAAAAACCTATTGGTAGAACTCCACGTTCAAATCCGGCAACATACACTGGATTATTTACAGATATTCGTGACTTATTTGCAAATACTCCAGAAGCAAAAGCAAGAGGATATAAACCTGGTAGATTCTCATTTAACGTAAAAGGCGGAAGATGTGAAGCATGTTCTGGTGATGGTATTGTTCAAATTGAAATGCACTTCTTAGCAGATGTTTATGTACCATGTGAAGTCTGTGGCGGTAAAAGATACAATGAAGAGACTTTAGATATCAGATACAAAGGTAAAAACATCTACGAAGTCTTGGAGATGACTGTAGAAGAAGCATTGGAATTCTTTGAAAACATTCCTAAAATAGCTAAAAAGCTTCAAACTTTATATGATGTTGGTTTAGGTTACATGAAGATTGGTCAGCCTGCAACTACATTGTCTGGTGGGGAAGCTCAAAGAATTAAATTAGCAAAAGAGTTATCCCGGTCAAGTACTGGTAAAACATTATATATTTTAGATGAACCTACTACAGGTCTTCATTTTGCTGATATTGAAAAATTACTTGAAGTTTTAGCAAGATTAACAGATTCTGGTAATTCAGTTGTTGTTATTGAACACAATTTGGATGTTATCAAAACTGCTGATCATATTATTGATTTAGGTCCAGACGGTGGTGATGGTGGAGGTCAGGTTATTGCTACTGGAACTCCTGAAGAAATCGCAAAATCCGGAACTTACACTGGTAAGTTCTTAGAAAAAATGCTTAATGAGAATATCACTCCTTATGCAAAGGAATTAGTTGAAGACTTTGGCAAATAG
- a CDS encoding ribose-phosphate diphosphokinase codes for MIIGGSSSQDLAASVARELGEKLCYVETRKFPDGERYLRISESVENEEVTVIQSTGYPQDENLMELIFMIANLKDLGAKKVRVVVPYMGYARQEKRFNPGETISAKIVCEMIESAGADEFITFNIHEKCVLDFFNIPARNISAMPDIADYLNKKFFKKEDAKPLIIAPDKGAYGFAQEISEIIGCDCTYLTKVRLGPDKVETKIVDVRCDSESENTVNVDSVKGMHAIIVDDIIATGGTIVNAINILKQYGASSVDVCCVHPILTNNGATRIYAAGANKIIGTNSLSSDTSRVSIASSIADALRQ; via the coding sequence GTGATTATAGGTGGTTCATCTTCACAAGATTTAGCTGCTAGTGTAGCACGCGAACTTGGAGAAAAATTGTGTTATGTGGAAACTAGAAAGTTTCCGGACGGAGAAAGATATTTAAGAATTTCTGAAAGTGTTGAAAATGAGGAAGTAACTGTTATTCAGTCAACCGGATATCCTCAAGATGAAAATCTCATGGAATTAATATTCATGATAGCAAACCTCAAAGACTTAGGTGCTAAAAAAGTAAGAGTAGTAGTTCCATATATGGGATATGCAAGACAGGAAAAACGTTTCAATCCTGGAGAAACAATTTCTGCTAAAATTGTTTGTGAAATGATTGAATCTGCAGGTGCTGATGAATTTATTACTTTTAACATCCATGAAAAATGTGTTTTAGACTTCTTTAACATCCCAGCAAGAAATATATCTGCAATGCCAGATATTGCTGATTATTTAAACAAAAAATTCTTCAAAAAAGAAGATGCTAAACCATTAATTATTGCACCTGATAAAGGAGCATATGGATTTGCACAGGAAATATCTGAAATCATTGGTTGTGACTGCACTTATTTAACTAAAGTCCGTTTAGGACCAGATAAAGTTGAAACCAAGATTGTAGATGTAAGATGCGACAGTGAAAGTGAAAATACTGTAAATGTTGATTCTGTAAAAGGAATGCATGCAATTATTGTTGATGATATTATTGCTACCGGTGGAACAATTGTTAATGCAATTAACATCTTAAAACAATACGGAGCATCCTCTGTTGATGTATGCTGTGTACATCCTATCTTAACCAATAATGGAGCAACTAGAATTTACGCTGCTGGTGCAAACAAGATTATTGGAACCAATTCATTATCTTCTGATACCTCACGTGTATCTATTGCTAGTAGCATTGCAGATGCATTGAGGCAATAG
- a CDS encoding ammonium transporter: MMVLSTGDTAWMLVATIMVLLMSIPGIAFFYGGLSKRKNVLNSMFLSLIAFAIVSILWIMYGYQFAFSDSSLMGLIGIPKTLFMEGIGVNALTGSIPTLVYAGFQLTFAGLTAAVVSGAIVGRMKTKAWVLFIILWATLVYVPICHWIWGGGWLMNMGAIDFAGGVAVEVNSGFSALALALILGKRKDTSLLPHNLGYSVLGAGFLWFGWMGFNGGSALAANGLAGSAILVSNTAAAVAMIVWLLLDVFNAGKPTVLGAITGAVAGLVAITPAAGFVSFSGAMIIGAGASLISYYAVFYIKSKFGYDDALDVFGVHGLSGVWGLIATGLFAAPSINGVAGFFYGNPSQLTIQIIAVVATIAYSFTVSYIIGKVLDIVIGLRVDEKEEIRGLDSSLHEESGYRI; the protein is encoded by the coding sequence ATTATGGTTTTAAGTACTGGAGATACTGCATGGATGCTCGTTGCAACCATTATGGTTTTATTAATGAGTATTCCAGGTATCGCGTTTTTTTATGGTGGTTTATCAAAAAGAAAGAACGTTTTAAACTCAATGTTCTTGTCTTTAATTGCATTTGCTATTGTTAGCATTCTATGGATTATGTACGGATATCAGTTTGCATTTTCCGATTCAAGTTTAATGGGATTAATAGGAATTCCAAAAACATTATTTATGGAAGGAATCGGCGTTAATGCACTAACAGGTTCAATTCCAACATTAGTATATGCTGGATTTCAACTAACCTTTGCAGGATTAACTGCAGCAGTTGTTTCAGGAGCAATCGTTGGAAGAATGAAAACAAAAGCATGGGTTTTATTCATTATCCTATGGGCAACACTTGTTTACGTTCCAATCTGTCACTGGATCTGGGGTGGCGGATGGTTAATGAATATGGGAGCTATTGATTTTGCAGGAGGAGTTGCAGTAGAAGTTAACTCCGGTTTTTCCGCTCTTGCTTTAGCTTTAATTCTTGGAAAAAGAAAAGACACTTCACTTCTTCCACATAACCTCGGATATTCAGTTTTAGGTGCTGGATTTTTATGGTTTGGATGGATGGGATTCAATGGAGGATCTGCACTTGCAGCTAACGGTTTAGCAGGTTCAGCAATTCTTGTTTCAAATACTGCAGCAGCAGTTGCAATGATTGTATGGTTACTTTTAGATGTATTCAATGCTGGAAAACCAACAGTCTTAGGAGCAATTACCGGAGCAGTAGCAGGATTAGTAGCAATTACTCCTGCAGCAGGATTTGTTTCATTTTCAGGAGCAATGATTATCGGAGCAGGTGCTTCATTAATTTCATACTATGCAGTATTTTATATCAAAAGCAAATTCGGATACGACGATGCTTTGGATGTATTTGGAGTTCACGGACTTTCAGGTGTTTGGGGATTAATTGCAACAGGTTTATTTGCAGCACCATCAATTAATGGAGTTGCAGGATTTTTCTACGGAAATCCTTCCCAATTAACTATTCAAATAATAGCTGTCGTTGCAACAATTGCTTATTCATTTACAGTAAGTTATATCATTGGAAAAGTATTAGATATTGTAATAGGATTAAGAGTAGATGAGAAAGAAGAAATCAGAGGGCTTGACTCTTCATTACACGAAGAATCAGGATATAGAATATAA
- a CDS encoding DUF368 domain-containing protein: MGSADIVPGVSGGTIALITGIYGHLVEAISKIRFAFIKPLIKGDINGFINGIFEEIDFKFFIPLVLGIGIAFLTLAKVVTYCMEFHTALTYAFFLGLIIASAVILFKKLDQINLKNILFALIGCVLTFIFVSLNPIAANHSLPIIFLSGLIAICAMILPGISGSFLLLLLGQYEYMLNALHNFQITDIIVFVVGAVIGILGFSKILNFLLKNHEEVTMAFLIGVMIGSLKVPSVEIINAAGISFAGLFPCLIVAVIGFAIIIILETKFDYID, translated from the coding sequence ATGGGTTCTGCGGATATTGTTCCAGGAGTTTCCGGGGGAACTATTGCTTTAATTACTGGAATCTACGGCCATTTAGTAGAAGCAATCAGTAAAATTCGTTTTGCTTTTATAAAACCATTAATTAAAGGTGATATTAATGGATTTATCAATGGTATTTTTGAAGAAATAGATTTTAAATTCTTTATTCCTTTGGTACTGGGTATTGGAATTGCATTTTTAACCCTTGCAAAAGTGGTTACATATTGTATGGAATTTCACACAGCACTTACCTATGCATTCTTCTTAGGTTTAATTATAGCTTCTGCAGTTATTTTATTTAAAAAACTCGACCAAATTAACTTAAAAAACATATTATTCGCATTAATTGGTTGTGTTTTAACTTTCATATTTGTAAGCTTAAATCCAATAGCAGCTAATCATTCACTACCGATTATATTCCTTTCAGGTTTAATAGCTATTTGTGCAATGATTTTACCAGGTATTTCAGGTTCATTTTTATTATTGCTTCTTGGACAATATGAATACATGTTAAACGCACTTCATAACTTCCAAATAACTGATATTATCGTTTTTGTTGTTGGTGCAGTTATTGGTATTCTTGGATTTTCAAAAATATTGAATTTCCTTCTTAAAAACCATGAAGAAGTAACTATGGCATTTCTTATTGGAGTAATGATTGGTTCTCTTAAAGTTCCTAGTGTGGAAATCATAAATGCTGCCGGAATTAGTTTTGCAGGTTTATTCCCATGCTTAATAGTTGCTGTAATTGGTTTTGCAATAATCATTATCTTAGAAACTAAATTTGATTACATTGACTAA
- a CDS encoding DEAD/DEAH box helicase, whose protein sequence is MLVLKKIKKQWKLYPIGSPKGALNRKREPEFVGNIKFSRNGDSLSISRFVADYNYNDNSTLNEKLLPPGEVNKLLRSQAVFLATPDEDVENFLKSLNIKVRKTQVCDFCAYDGNITIVNSSYSYKYHNQIICRDCAFDTIKQELKLQGFDKKIFRNLKSTLEKTGSLEKTLSVLDPHFDPLKNVNLTLFDKTKKSKHIIPPVDMKRLKIPKNFKKVLLDSGNTKLLPVQYLAIKEGLLKGEDLLVVSATGSGKTLVGELAGITKALKGKKFIFLTPLVALANQKYRDFKKKYSKLGLKVAIKVGRNRVKAKGELNLPDSDVSSADIVVATYEGIDYLLRSGNSNALSNLGVVLIDEIHMIDDEDRGTRLNGLIKRLKNLYSKTQIIGLSATVKNPEFLASEFNMKLVQYSQRPVPLERHLVYTRNESQKRHLMRNLVQKEYNTKSKGGYRGQTIIFTNSRRKTHQIANYLNNKRVNAQAYHAGLSYYKKERIEKDFDKGKIACVVTTAALAAGVDFPASQVIFDSLVMGNKWINPNEFSQMLGRAGRPSYHDRGIVYLLPEIGNDFAGESEESKALDLLESNSDDVYIEYDEDSAYEQILADISSNSIKTPKELNDFYSDVDIPISLKIARDEMEDLGLIRYAPNNKFEVTKYGRATSMSFLSIEEAEFIKNTLNDREYLKRYVGHSPMYKKKEKYDKLKVLILAMAMDLEMFENAYLSSVIHNQIANALKIKFSTRLFAESTLDIISSGEAIEKVDKKFQDALIALQSDFMQCRCQDRPFCTCMQRGISEVIVHERLKGKDPQDISNKLFRKYQIQVYPGDIFSWLDNFVKNLDAIKRIANSFNRNDVVKKANYLIKKIENG, encoded by the coding sequence ATGCTAGTTTTAAAAAAGATTAAAAAACAATGGAAATTATACCCTATCGGTTCTCCTAAAGGTGCACTAAACAGAAAAAGGGAACCAGAATTCGTTGGAAACATAAAATTTTCAAGAAATGGGGATTCACTATCAATATCACGATTTGTTGCTGATTACAATTATAACGATAATTCAACACTAAACGAAAAATTATTGCCACCAGGTGAAGTAAATAAGCTTTTACGCTCACAGGCGGTTTTTCTTGCAACTCCAGATGAAGACGTGGAGAACTTTTTAAAATCCCTTAACATTAAGGTTAGAAAAACCCAGGTTTGCGATTTTTGTGCATATGACGGAAATATCACTATTGTAAATTCTTCTTATTCCTATAAATATCACAATCAGATTATCTGTAGAGACTGTGCTTTTGATACAATAAAACAGGAACTTAAGCTTCAGGGCTTTGATAAAAAGATTTTTAGAAACTTAAAATCAACTCTTGAAAAAACAGGAAGTCTTGAAAAAACCTTATCTGTCTTAGATCCACACTTTGATCCTTTAAAAAACGTAAATTTAACATTATTTGATAAAACAAAAAAATCAAAACACATTATTCCTCCAGTGGATATGAAAAGGCTAAAAATTCCTAAAAACTTCAAAAAAGTTCTTTTGGATTCTGGAAACACAAAATTATTACCTGTCCAATACCTTGCTATTAAGGAAGGACTTCTCAAAGGAGAAGATTTGCTTGTTGTAAGTGCAACAGGTTCAGGTAAAACATTAGTGGGGGAACTTGCAGGAATTACAAAAGCGCTTAAAGGTAAGAAATTCATCTTCCTTACACCTCTTGTAGCTCTTGCTAACCAGAAATACAGGGACTTTAAGAAAAAATACTCAAAATTAGGATTAAAAGTAGCTATTAAAGTTGGAAGAAACAGAGTTAAAGCAAAAGGTGAGCTTAATCTTCCGGATTCTGATGTGTCATCTGCTGATATTGTTGTTGCAACCTATGAGGGAATTGATTATCTTTTAAGAAGTGGAAATTCAAATGCTTTGTCCAATCTTGGTGTTGTTTTAATTGACGAAATTCACATGATTGATGATGAAGACAGAGGAACTCGTCTTAATGGTTTAATTAAACGTTTAAAAAATTTATATTCAAAAACACAAATCATAGGATTGTCTGCTACTGTTAAAAACCCTGAATTTTTAGCATCAGAATTTAACATGAAACTTGTCCAGTACTCTCAAAGACCAGTTCCTTTGGAGCGACACCTTGTTTATACAAGAAATGAATCTCAAAAAAGACATTTAATGAGAAATCTTGTTCAAAAAGAATACAATACCAAATCCAAAGGGGGATACAGAGGACAAACTATTATATTTACAAATTCAAGACGTAAAACCCATCAAATTGCAAATTACTTAAACAATAAAAGGGTTAATGCTCAGGCATACCACGCGGGATTGTCATATTATAAAAAAGAAAGAATTGAAAAAGATTTTGATAAAGGAAAAATTGCATGTGTAGTAACTACTGCAGCACTTGCAGCTGGTGTGGATTTCCCGGCTTCTCAGGTAATATTTGACTCTCTTGTAATGGGAAACAAATGGATTAATCCAAATGAATTTTCACAAATGCTTGGTCGTGCAGGAAGACCTTCATATCATGACAGAGGTATTGTTTATCTTTTACCTGAAATTGGAAATGATTTTGCAGGAGAATCTGAAGAATCTAAAGCTTTGGATTTGCTTGAAAGTAATAGTGATGATGTATATATTGAATATGATGAGGATTCTGCATATGAACAAATCCTTGCTGATATCTCTTCAAACTCAATAAAAACACCTAAGGAGTTAAATGACTTTTACAGTGATGTGGATATTCCAATCTCACTTAAAATAGCTAGAGATGAAATGGAAGATTTGGGATTGATTAGATATGCTCCAAACAATAAATTTGAAGTAACCAAATACGGTAGAGCTACTTCAATGTCATTTTTATCGATTGAAGAAGCAGAATTTATTAAAAATACTTTAAATGATAGAGAATACTTGAAAAGATATGTTGGCCACTCTCCAATGTATAAGAAAAAGGAAAAGTATGATAAACTCAAGGTATTGATTTTAGCAATGGCAATGGATTTGGAGATGTTTGAAAACGCATACTTATCAAGTGTTATTCACAACCAAATAGCTAATGCTCTTAAAATTAAATTCTCAACCAGATTATTTGCTGAATCAACATTGGATATTATATCAAGTGGTGAAGCTATTGAAAAGGTTGACAAGAAGTTCCAGGATGCATTAATTGCTCTCCAAAGTGATTTTATGCAATGCAGATGTCAGGACAGACCATTTTGTACATGTATGCAAAGAGGAATCTCAGAAGTTATTGTTCATGAAAGACTTAAAGGAAAAGATCCTCAAGACATCTCAAACAAGCTATTTAGAAAATATCAAATACAGGTTTATCCTGGAGATATATTTTCATGGCTTGATAACTTCGTTAAAAACTTAGATGCAATTAAAAGAATAGCTAACTCATTTAACCGTAATGATGTTGTTAAAAAAGCCAATTACTTGATTAAGAAAATAGAAAACGGATAA
- the uvrB gene encoding excinuclease ABC subunit UvrB produces MKEFKLNSPYKPLGDQPKAINSLVKGINDGVKEQTLLGVTGSGKTFTMANIIEKVQKPTLIISHNKTLAAQLYEEFKEFFPDNAVEYFVSYYDYYQPEAYVPRTDTFIDKESSVNEDIDIMRHSATQSLLSRDDVIVISSVSCIYGVGSPEDYGEFAFGIAVGDTYERSEILARLVFMQYERNDIEFARGQFRVRGDVIEINPVHGTPPIRIELFGDEIDAISLIDRVTGKKQESLNRYMIFPAKHFVVGQDKMGEALSKITNELDERLSELKAMGKLLEAQRLEQRTRFDIEMLKEMGYCTGVENYSMHLSGRNWGDKPYSLLQYFPDDFLTIIDESHVTVPQIRGMYNGDRARKETLVDYGFRLPSAKENRPLRFEEFESSVNQVIYVSATPAAYELAKSRNVVEQIIRPTGLVDPEVIIRPVADQVEDLLKEVQETVKKDERILVTTLTKRMAEDLTDYYARIGVKVRYMHSEIDTLERIEIIDDLRRGKFDVLVGVNLLREGLDLPEVSLVAILDADKEGFLRNETSLIQTIGRAARNVNGRVIMYADEKTDSVMNAYNTTVKRRKLQMKYNEVHGITPTSAQRTLKEKLSQEDEKYKGIKGTDISKMPKDELRLLIKDIEKDMKEAASRLDFERAAELRNKLYALKGMDK; encoded by the coding sequence ATGAAAGAATTCAAACTAAACTCACCTTATAAACCGTTAGGTGATCAACCAAAAGCCATTAATTCTTTAGTTAAAGGTATAAATGATGGAGTAAAAGAACAGACACTTTTAGGTGTAACTGGTTCAGGTAAGACTTTCACAATGGCTAATATCATTGAAAAAGTCCAAAAACCTACTCTCATTATTTCTCATAATAAAACATTAGCTGCACAGCTTTACGAAGAATTTAAAGAATTTTTCCCAGATAATGCAGTTGAGTATTTTGTCAGTTATTATGATTACTATCAGCCTGAAGCTTACGTACCAAGAACAGACACCTTTATTGATAAAGAATCTTCTGTAAATGAAGATATTGATATAATGAGGCATTCTGCAACTCAATCATTATTATCCAGAGATGATGTTATTGTTATTAGTAGTGTAAGCTGTATTTATGGTGTAGGTTCTCCTGAAGATTATGGAGAATTTGCCTTTGGAATAGCTGTTGGAGATACTTACGAAAGATCTGAAATATTGGCTCGTTTAGTCTTCATGCAATATGAACGTAATGATATTGAATTTGCCCGTGGTCAATTCAGAGTCAGGGGAGATGTTATTGAAATCAATCCTGTTCATGGAACTCCACCAATTAGAATTGAGCTATTCGGTGATGAAATCGATGCAATTAGCTTAATTGATAGAGTTACTGGAAAAAAACAGGAATCTCTAAACAGATATATGATTTTCCCTGCAAAGCACTTTGTTGTCGGCCAGGATAAAATGGGTGAAGCACTCTCAAAAATTACAAATGAACTTGATGAGAGATTATCCGAATTAAAAGCAATGGGCAAGCTATTGGAAGCTCAAAGACTGGAGCAGAGAACCCGTTTTGATATTGAAATGCTTAAGGAAATGGGATACTGTACTGGTGTTGAAAATTACTCTATGCACCTTTCCGGTCGTAACTGGGGAGATAAACCATATTCCTTATTACAATATTTCCCAGATGACTTTTTAACAATAATTGATGAGTCTCACGTTACTGTACCTCAAATTAGAGGAATGTATAATGGAGACCGTGCACGTAAAGAAACTCTTGTAGATTATGGTTTCAGATTACCTTCTGCTAAAGAAAACCGTCCTTTAAGATTTGAAGAGTTTGAATCTTCTGTAAATCAGGTTATTTATGTATCAGCAACACCTGCAGCTTATGAACTTGCAAAATCAAGAAATGTTGTTGAACAAATCATAAGACCAACTGGTCTGGTTGACCCTGAAGTAATAATAAGGCCTGTAGCAGATCAGGTTGAAGATTTACTTAAAGAAGTTCAGGAAACTGTCAAAAAGGACGAAAGAATATTGGTTACAACTCTAACCAAAAGAATGGCAGAGGATTTAACTGATTATTATGCACGTATAGGTGTTAAAGTAAGATATATGCACTCAGAAATCGATACTTTAGAGCGTATTGAAATCATTGATGATTTAAGACGTGGTAAATTCGATGTACTTGTCGGTGTAAACCTTTTAAGAGAAGGTTTGGATTTGCCTGAAGTATCACTTGTAGCTATTCTCGATGCAGATAAAGAAGGATTTTTAAGAAACGAAACTTCCTTAATACAAACCATTGGACGTGCAGCAAGAAACGTCAACGGCCGTGTGATAATGTATGCTGATGAAAAAACAGATTCAGTAATGAATGCATATAATACCACAGTTAAAAGGCGTAAACTACAGATGAAATACAATGAGGTTCACGGTATCACACCAACATCTGCTCAAAGAACATTAAAAGAAAAATTATCTCAGGAAGATGAAAAATATAAAGGCATTAAAGGTACTGATATTAGTAAAATGCCAAAAGATGAGCTTCGTTTACTCATTAAAGATATTGAAAAAGACATGAAGGAAGCAGCTTCAAGACTTGACTTTGAAAGAGCTGCAGAACTAAGAAACAAACTCTATGCCTTAAAAGGTATGGATAAATAA
- a CDS encoding P-II family nitrogen regulator, giving the protein MKRIIAVIREEMFENVKVALLSAGCEGMNVSTVKGRGRQAGIKESYRGSSYCIDLIPKTRVELIVNEEDLDRIIDIIIENARTGDVGDGKIFVSDVEEVIRIRTGERGSDAV; this is encoded by the coding sequence ATGAAAAGAATTATTGCAGTTATTCGTGAAGAAATGTTTGAAAACGTTAAAGTAGCTCTTTTATCTGCAGGATGTGAAGGAATGAATGTTTCTACTGTAAAAGGAAGAGGTAGACAGGCAGGTATTAAAGAATCCTACAGAGGTTCCAGTTACTGTATTGATTTAATTCCAAAAACAAGAGTTGAATTAATTGTAAATGAAGAAGATTTAGATAGAATCATTGATATCATCATTGAAAATGCTAGAACCGGTGATGTTGGTGATGGTAAGATATTCGTTTCTGATGTTGAAGAAGTTATTAGGATTAGAACTGGCGAGAGAGGTTCTGACGCAGTTTAA